GCCCCCGCAGGCGGGGGAGGGGGCCGGGGGGAGGGGGCGGTCGTAACCGGCAGCCGCAGCGAGAACGTCGTCCCCTCGGCCCCGCTCGCTACCGAGATCTCGCCGCCGTGCTCCTGGACGATGCGGCGGCTGATGGGGAGGCCGAGGCCCGTGCCCTCTTCGGCGGTCTTGGTGGTGAAGAACGGCTCCCAGATGTGGGGGAGCGAGTCGGCGGGGATCGGGGGGCCGTCGTTGAAGAAGTCGACCACCACCGCCTCCTCCTCCAGCTCGGCGGAGATGCGCAGGGTGCGGCCGCCGTCACGCAGCGCCTGCTCCGCGTTGATGAGGAGGTTCAGGAAGACCTGCTGGAGCTGCCCCGCGTCGCCGAATACCGGCAGGGCCACGTCCGGAAGCTCCAGCGACGCACGGACGCCGCCGGTGACCAGGTGCCGCTCGCGCAGGGCGTAGGTGGAGCGCAGCACGCTCCCCACGTCCACCATCCCCCGCTCGCGCGGCCGGCGGCGCACGAAGCCCAGCACGTCGCCCACGATGCGCCGGCAGCGGTCGACCGCGTCCAGGATCTCGCGGAGGCCGGCGGCGCTCGCCTCGTCGGGCGCGCGGCGGAGGAGGAGCTGCGTGTGCGCGTTGATGACCGCCAGCGGGTTGTTCAGGTCGTGCGCCACGCCCCCCGCCAGCAGCCCCAGCGTGGAGAGCTTGTCGCGCTCGCGGAGGTGGTCCTCCATTCGCACGTGATCCTCCGCCAGACGGCGGACGCGCAGGTGCGCCGCGATGCGCGCGCGGATCTCGGCGCCGCGGAAGGGCTTCGTCACGTAGTCGTTGGCGCCCGCGTCGAAGGCGGCGTAGACGCTCTCCGGGTCCGTGCGCGCCGTCACCATCAGGATGGGAAGCTGCAGCGCGTCCCAGCGCGTGCGCACGTGGTGGCAGAGCTGCAGGCCGCTCATCCCCGGGAGCATCCAGTCGAGGAGGATCAGGTCCGGCCTCCCGTCCTCGTCCAGCGAGCGCAGGGCGGCCGGGCCGTCCTCCGCCACGTCCGCCTGGTAGCCCACCTGGCGAAGGAGCGCGCGCAGGACGTGCCCGGCGGCGGGGTCGTCCTCCACGATGAGGATGCGGCCCTGCCCGTTCTCCGTCACAGGAGGGCCTCCGGCTGGGCCAGACGCTCGCGCAGCGCGGCGGCATCGAGCGACAGGAGGGGGAGGATCGACTTCTCAGACACCGTGCGCCGCTCCGTGGTGAAGATGCGGAAGGCGCGCGCCGTGTAGTACAGCTCGTCCGCCACGCGGGGAAGGTCGATCAGGCCGGAGCGCCCCTCGTCTTCCAGGCGCTGCACGGCGCCGTCGCGGCGCAGGAGGAGGAGCTCCAGCCCGAGCATGCGCGGCTTTTCGGGATAGTCAACGAACACGCCGCCGTCCGCGATCTCCAGCTCCTCGGCCAGCCTCAGCTCCAGCGCGTGTCGGAGGGCGCCGTCGTCGTACAGCCACTCCTCGGCGGGGAGTCCGCGGAGCGCCTCGCCCGGGAGCTCCAGCGCCCGCTTGGGGAGGCGCCGCTCGCGCACACCGGGGATCCAGCGCTCGGCCACACGCCGCGCGGCCGGGTTGTCCGAGACGCCGGCGCGCACCTCCAGCAGCGCCAGGAGCCGCTCGTCGCTCTGCCCCACCAGCTCGTCGGGACGCACCACACCGCCATCGACCGCGTCCTGCACCAGCCGCTTGTACAGCGCCGTGGCCGCGCGCACGGCGTGGTGCCAGTACACGTTGCGGAACATCTGGTACTTGGCGAAGAGGAGCGATTCCAGCGCCGAGAGCCCCTTCTCGTGGATGCCGATCTGGAGCTTCCCCGTCTCCGGATCGCGCAGGAGCGTCAGGGCGTGCAGGAGGCGGTCGACGTCCACCTCGCCGTACGGCACGCCGGTGAAGCGCGCGTCGCGGCGCAGGTACTCGAGCTTGTCCAGGTCCAGCGAGCCGCTGACGAGCCCCTGCAGCGGCGACGGCGACAGGTCACGGACGAGCGCCTCGATGCGGGCCGGCGCATCCGGCGCCAGCGCCTCCAGCGCCTCGCGGATGCGCGGCGCGGCCAGGAAGCGCGCGGTGAGCGCCTCGTGGTGGCCGGGAACGCGCCCCTCGTCCAGCTCCTCCAGCGCGTGCGAGAAGGGGTAGTGGCCGATGTCGTGGAGTAGCCCGGCGAAGGGGACGAGGGTGCAGTCGACCGGGTCCACCTCGCGCAGCTCGCCGCGCTCGCCCAGAATGGCCAGCGCCCAGCGCGACAGGTGGTACACACCCAGCGCGTGGTCGAAGCGGGTGTGGTTGGCGCCGGGGTAGACGAGGTACGCCAGGCCGAGCTGGCGGATGTAGCGGAGACGCTGGAACTCCGGCGCATCGATGATCCGCAGCGCCGTGGGGTCCACGCGGATGGTGTTCCACATCGGGTCGCGGACGACCTCGAACTCGTGGGGCGAATGGACGTAGGATGGCATGGGGTGCGAGTGTACCCCGCCAGCCGCCGCGGTGTCAAGCAGCCGTGCCCGCGCCGTGGCCCGACACTTGAAAAAGGACGCTCTCAGCCTTCATCCACTCACACGGACAGACCGGGACCGAATGCCGTACCGACGCTTCGTGGACTCGCAGGGGAAGCGCTGGAGGGTGTGGGACGTCGTTCCCACGCCGGTGGACCGCCGCGTGGCCGTCCGGCGGCTGCGCGAGATCAGGATATTCCACAACGACCGGCGGATGATCCCCACGCGGCGGCACGACCTCAACCGGGCGCGGCTCTACTTTCCGCCCTCGGAAACGGGCTGGCTCTGCTTCGAATCCGACGAGGCCAAGCGCCGCCTGCGCCCCATCCCCGCCGGCTGGGCCCACGACAGCGACGTCTCGCTCGAAGAGCTCTGCGTGCGCGCGGAGCCGGACACCGGGGGGTGAATCACGGGCATTGCGGGTAAACGCGGGGGGCGAACGCCGGGCGCCGAAAACCGGGGGATGAATCCCCCGGCTGGAACCACGGGAAGGCGGCTGAAGCCGGCTCGAGAAACGCGGCATCGGACCCGGAGTCCGCGGAGGCGGACTTTGTGCTCTTGTTGCAGCGAGTTCACTCGCCCGGCCACTCCTATCCGTACCGCCGGTTGAAGTCGTCGGTAACCTGGCGGAGGATGCGCTCCACCTGGTCGGGGGCGGTGGGGAAGAAGACGGTGTCGGAGAGGGAGTTGAGGGCGGAGCGCACGTCGCGGAAGCGGTCCGCCACGCCCAGGAAGACGTCGCCCACGCCGTGGCGGAGGGCGAGGTCGCTGGCCGCGGCGGCGCGGAAGCCGGCGGCGCCCATCGCGTCGTAGTAGGCGATCCCCGGTGCGCCGCGGCGCTGCACGCGGTGCGTGATGTACTCCGGAAAGACCCCCGCCAGCCAGAGCGCGAAGTTCCCCAGGTGCACCCGCAGCAGGAACTCGCGCTCGCCGTGCGCCTGCTCCAGCGCCGCCACGATGTCCGCCAGGTAGTAGAACGACTCCCCCCCGCCCTCCACCCGGTGCGCCTTCCCCGCCGTGCCGAACTCCAGCAGCAGCGCCGCCGTGTAGTCCGCCATCTGCCGGTCCACGATCTCGCGCTGGAGGAGGGCGTGGCGGGCCAGGATGTAGAAGAAGAGCGGCGCCGGCGCCGGGCTCAGACGACCGCGCTGCACCAGCGCGCGCAGCACCAGGGGATCGTCCATCAGCGCGTCCATTCCCTGGTCGCGAAGGCGCTCCTCGCCCCCCGGCCCCACCAGCGACAGCAGCAGCTCCGCCTCACGCCTTCCGAACGACGCCCTCACGTTGGGTTTGATCATGGCGCTCCTCCGTTGGGATGGGTCTCCCTCGTTCTACCACGCGCCGCCCCCGCCGGGTTCCACGCGTGGAAACAGGCGTCCTGCAAACGCGAGGCTGCAACCGGAATGCCGCGCGTGCCGGGTCCCTGCCTTGCATCCGCGCCGCTGACGCCGAAACGTACCCCGCACCCGGAGCCCCCGGATGGAGCTGGACCGCATCCCCCCGTCGTGGCGGCGCGCGCTGGCCGCCGAGGTGGAGCAGCCGTACTTCGCCGAGCTGCGCCGCTTCGTGGAAGAGGAGCGCCGCACGCAGACCGTCTTCCCCCCCGCGGACGAAGTCTTCTCGCAGCTGGAGCTTACGCCGTACGACCGGGTCAAGGTGCTGATCCTGGGCCAGGACCCGTACCACGGGCCGCGTCAGGCGCACGGGCTCGCGTTCTCGGTGCGGCCCGGCGTGCGTCCGCCGCCGTCGCTGGCCAACATCTTCAAGGAACTCCACGACGACCGCGGGTGTCCCATCCCAAAGCACGGCTACCTGGCGAGCTGGGCCGAGCAGGGCGTCCTCCTGCTGAACGCGGTGCTCACGGTGCGGCGCCGCGAGCCCAACTCGCACAAGAACCGCGGATGGGAGCGCTTCACCGACGCCATCATCCGTGCTGTCAACGAGCGCGACAACACCGTTGCATTCGTGCTGTGGGGCGCGTACGCTGGCAAGAAGGAGGAGCTGATCGACAGCTCGCAGCACGCCGTCATCCGCTCCGTGCACCCGTCGCCCTACTCGGCAGATAAGGGGTTCTTTGGGAGCAAGCCATTCTCGCAGGTGAACGAGGCGCTGGAGCGGAGCGGGCAGGAGCCGGTCGACTGGTGCCTGCCGGAGACGGTGGAGGAAGGGGAGGCGGAGTCGTGTCAGAAATGGCGGGGCAGGTCCGTTCGATAGGTGAGGCACCGGCGAACGGGCCGAGCATCACCCGCCACGCAACAGCAGGAGGAGCATCATGTTCCGAGTCCTGACCCGCAAGCGCAAGCGCCGGCTCTCTTCGCCGCGCATCGTCGCCCTCTCCGTGGGCGCGCACCTCCTCCTGCTCGTGTGCGTCATCGCCAGCTCGACCGCTGCGATCGCCACGACGGGAACCGAAGACCAGGTGATCGACGAGTGGGACATCGCCAAGCCGGCGCCTCCGCCCCCCGCGCCGGTTGAGCCGCAGCAGCCGGATAGTCCGCCGCCGCCCACGCCCGGCGAGACGGTGCAGATGCCGGCGCCCACGACGGTTCCGGCCGGGATTACGGACCCCGACCCGAAAGAGCAGCCGGTTCGCGAGCAGGACGTCACGGGGATTGGACCCGTCGGCGACGTAATCGGGCCGCCGCCTGCCACGACCACCCCAACGACGGGCAACACCGAGCCCACCACGGCGCCGCCGTCCGAGAAATACGTCTACACCTCGGACATGGTCGAAGCGACGCCGGAGCTGGCGAATGGCGGCGAGGTGTCGCGCCTCTTCGAACGGTTCTATCCGCGCATGCTCGCGGACCAGGGCGTCGCGGGCCGCGTGATGCTGGAGTTGATCGTGGATGCGGACGGGCGCGTGCGGCCCGGAAGTGTGCGCGTCGTATCCGCCACCAACTCACAGTTCTCGGACGCGACCCTGCGCATCGTGGAGCGCTTCCGCTTCCGCCCCGCCCGCGTCGGCGAGCAAGCCGTCCCGGTGATGGTGACCATCCCGATCGATTGGAAGCCCGAGCAGAGCTGACGGGTGCTTCCCGGCAATACGAAGCGGGTCCGGCGCACGGCGCCGGACCCGCTTTCTGTCTCAGATTCAGAATAACAAAAAACGGGGGAATGCCACGGCTCGCGAGACCACTTTAGTGGTCTTCCCGTCGTTCCAGCCGGGGGCTTCAGCCCCCGGTGCTCCGGTCCCCGTAGCGCACGCCAACCATCACCCCCCCGTCACCTCCGCCATATCCGCGAGCTGCTCCGCCGTCAGCCGGTACGTGTACCACTCGCGCATGTGGCGCGCGCCGAGGCCTTCGTAGAACTCGATGGCGAGCTCGTTCCAGTCGAGCACCACCCACTCCATCCGCCCGCACCCGCGAACCAGCGCCTCCCCCGCGAGGAAGCGAAAGAACGCCTTGCCGATCCCGTGGCGCCGCGCGTCGGGAAGGACGAACAGGTCCTCCAGGTAGAGCGTAGGGAGCGCCAGGAACGACGAGTACGTCTCGCAGGTGATGGCGTACGCGAGCGCTTCGCCGGCGGGCGACTCGGCCAGGTACACCTGGATGCGGTTCGGGGGCGGCCCGAAGGCGTCATGCACCAAACGCTCGCGGGCGTCTGGGCGGGGGCGGTCGAGCTTCTCGTAGTCGGCCAGGGCGTCCACCAGCGCCAGCCACCGCTCCGCATCGTCGTGGGTGGCGGGACGCAGAATGAAATCAGCCACGGTCCTCCTCCTCCTCCGCGCGGCGCAGGTCGGCCAGGCGGGCGCGGTAGATGGTGACCATGGTGTCTTCGAAGAAGTGCTCCTCTCCGCCCTCGGGAAGGAGGTGCTTGATGGAGTGCTCCAGCGTGAGGATAGCGGCGAAGGGCTTCGCCATCCAACTCTCCAGGAGCCGGTCCAGCATGCGGCTCTCGTACGGCGGATCGGCGAAGGCGATGTCGTAGCGGGCGATGGGGAGCGCCGCCGCGAAGGGGAGCGCGTCCTTTTTGAATATCCTTGTCTTTTCGCGCACGTGCAGCGCGGCGACGTTGGCCTTGAGCGCGTGCAGCGATGCGGGGCGCGTCTCCACGAAGTCGGCCGAGCGGGCCCCGCGCGACATCGCCTCCAGCCCCAGCGCGCCCGTTCCCGCAAAGAGGTCCAGCACGCGGGCGCCGGGGAAGTCCGGCTCCAGCAGCCGCAGCCAGGCATCGCGCACGTGCTCGGCGGTGGGCCGCACGCGCCGGTCCGCGGGCGAGGTCAGGTGCCGCCCCGCCCACTTCCCCGCCACGATCCTCATTCGGCCACCTCTTCGACGTCCCAGCGCGGGGCGGACATCGAAAGAATCTCACACAGAGACACAGAGACACAGAGGAAAGGCACGGAGTTCTCTCTGTGGCTCTGTGTCTCTGTGTGAGCCCTGTTGTTGTCTTTCATGTCGTCGTCCACTCCCGCCATTGCGGCTCGTTCCAACCGACGGCGAGGAGGTTGCCGGCGCGCAGGAGGGGGGTGACGAGGAGCGCGGGCTCGTCCTCGAGGAGCGGGAGGATGCGCGCCTCGGCGAGGTGCGCCGCGTGCAGGCCGCGCTCCCGGAAGCGCTTCGACTCGCGATCCAGCAGCGCGTCGGGGCCGAACTTCTGGGCGAAGCGCTTCAGCTCGCCGGCGGATGCGGCGCGCTCCTTCAGGTCCACGAAGTGGGTGCGGATGCGGCGCTCCTTGAAGAATCGGAGCGCCTTGCGCGTCTCGGCGCACCCTTTGGTGCCAAAGATCTGGACTTCCATCAGGCGGTTGCGGTGGCGCGGCGGCTTGCGGCGACGGGCGCGACGGCGCGCGCGGTGAGGTCGGCGGCCATGCGGCGGGCAGACCACGCCAGCGCCAGGTTCACCGGCAGGGCCAGCGCGATGATCCACCCGTTCGCCTGGTCAATCCCGGGAAGGATCTGCAGCACGAAGCCGAGCACCGAGAGCCCCGCCACCGCCGCGGAGAGCAGCCAGGCCGGCCGCGCCGCCCACCTCGCGCCGTACGCCAGCACCGGCAGCAGCAGGACGAGCGGCAGCGCCAGCGGCGAGAGCTGCAGGATGTTCTCGTTGCGGTACGCGATCCCGTGGTCGGTCAGCGACCAGAGTCCGGCCAGGATCCACCCGCCCGTCCCGGCGAAGAGGAGCCAGAGCCCCGCCACAGCCGCGAATCCGAAGCGCGCCCCCCGCCCGTTCGACGCGCGTGCCGCCAGGAAAGCCAGAAGCCCGCCCAGCACCAACCCCGCGGCCAGGTAGCCGGGAAGCCAGTTGGGCGTCGATGTCGATGGGGCCGGGCGGGTGGAGCGGACCACCTGCATCTCCTCGCGCACCAGCGGCACCATGCGGCCGGCGGCGTCCGGCACCCGCAGCTCGGCCAGGCGGTCGTGCAGCGCGCCGGGGAGGAACATCTCCTCCCAGCGCGAGATCGGCCGGTCCGCCGCGGGGCCCAGGCCGCCCATCA
This region of Longimicrobium sp. genomic DNA includes:
- a CDS encoding response regulator, which encodes MTENGQGRILIVEDDPAAGHVLRALLRQVGYQADVAEDGPAALRSLDEDGRPDLILLDWMLPGMSGLQLCHHVRTRWDALQLPILMVTARTDPESVYAAFDAGANDYVTKPFRGAEIRARIAAHLRVRRLAEDHVRMEDHLRERDKLSTLGLLAGGVAHDLNNPLAVINAHTQLLLRRAPDEASAAGLREILDAVDRCRRIVGDVLGFVRRRPRERGMVDVGSVLRSTYALRERHLVTGGVRASLELPDVALPVFGDAGQLQQVFLNLLINAEQALRDGGRTLRISAELEEEAVVVDFFNDGPPIPADSLPHIWEPFFTTKTAEEGTGLGLPISRRIVQEHGGEISVASGAEGTTFSLRLPVTTAPSPRPPPPPAGAQGE
- a CDS encoding HD domain-containing protein — translated: MPSYVHSPHEFEVVRDPMWNTIRVDPTALRIIDAPEFQRLRYIRQLGLAYLVYPGANHTRFDHALGVYHLSRWALAILGERGELREVDPVDCTLVPFAGLLHDIGHYPFSHALEELDEGRVPGHHEALTARFLAAPRIREALEALAPDAPARIEALVRDLSPSPLQGLVSGSLDLDKLEYLRRDARFTGVPYGEVDVDRLLHALTLLRDPETGKLQIGIHEKGLSALESLLFAKYQMFRNVYWHHAVRAATALYKRLVQDAVDGGVVRPDELVGQSDERLLALLEVRAGVSDNPAARRVAERWIPGVRERRLPKRALELPGEALRGLPAEEWLYDDGALRHALELRLAEELEIADGGVFVDYPEKPRMLGLELLLLRRDGAVQRLEDEGRSGLIDLPRVADELYYTARAFRIFTTERRTVSEKSILPLLSLDAAALRERLAQPEALL
- a CDS encoding uracil-DNA glycosylase; this translates as MELDRIPPSWRRALAAEVEQPYFAELRRFVEEERRTQTVFPPADEVFSQLELTPYDRVKVLILGQDPYHGPRQAHGLAFSVRPGVRPPPSLANIFKELHDDRGCPIPKHGYLASWAEQGVLLLNAVLTVRRREPNSHKNRGWERFTDAIIRAVNERDNTVAFVLWGAYAGKKEELIDSSQHAVIRSVHPSPYSADKGFFGSKPFSQVNEALERSGQEPVDWCLPETVEEGEAESCQKWRGRSVR
- a CDS encoding TonB family protein, producing the protein MFRVLTRKRKRRLSSPRIVALSVGAHLLLLVCVIASSTAAIATTGTEDQVIDEWDIAKPAPPPPAPVEPQQPDSPPPPTPGETVQMPAPTTVPAGITDPDPKEQPVREQDVTGIGPVGDVIGPPPATTTPTTGNTEPTTAPPSEKYVYTSDMVEATPELANGGEVSRLFERFYPRMLADQGVAGRVMLELIVDADGRVRPGSVRVVSATNSQFSDATLRIVERFRFRPARVGEQAVPVMVTIPIDWKPEQS
- a CDS encoding GNAT family N-acetyltransferase translates to MADFILRPATHDDAERWLALVDALADYEKLDRPRPDARERLVHDAFGPPPNRIQVYLAESPAGEALAYAITCETYSSFLALPTLYLEDLFVLPDARRHGIGKAFFRFLAGEALVRGCGRMEWVVLDWNELAIEFYEGLGARHMREWYTYRLTAEQLADMAEVTGG
- a CDS encoding RsmD family RNA methyltransferase; the encoded protein is MRIVAGKWAGRHLTSPADRRVRPTAEHVRDAWLRLLEPDFPGARVLDLFAGTGALGLEAMSRGARSADFVETRPASLHALKANVAALHVREKTRIFKKDALPFAAALPIARYDIAFADPPYESRMLDRLLESWMAKPFAAILTLEHSIKHLLPEGGEEHFFEDTMVTIYRARLADLRRAEEEEDRG
- a CDS encoding ArsC/Spx/MgsR family protein; the encoded protein is MEVQIFGTKGCAETRKALRFFKERRIRTHFVDLKERAASAGELKRFAQKFGPDALLDRESKRFRERGLHAAHLAEARILPLLEDEPALLVTPLLRAGNLLAVGWNEPQWREWTTT
- a CDS encoding DUF4105 domain-containing protein, which gives rise to MQHTVRPLLRCALVLFATLCIAVPAAAQAPDTVPRIYVMTMGPGDLVWERFGHNAIWVHDPRTGEDLAYNYGMFDFAQENFIKNFIQGRMEYWVAAFDAGATMRHYASYNRTVAVQELNLTPAQATELARLLAVNELPQNRFYRYDYYRDNCSTRVRDAIDRVLGGRLKAATERVSAGTTYREHTERLTAAGTADVPIFTALMGGLGPAADRPISRWEEMFLPGALHDRLAELRVPDAAGRMVPLVREEMQVVRSTRPAPSTSTPNWLPGYLAAGLVLGGLLAFLAARASNGRGARFGFAAVAGLWLLFAGTGGWILAGLWSLTDHGIAYRNENILQLSPLALPLVLLLPVLAYGARWAARPAWLLSAAVAGLSVLGFVLQILPGIDQANGWIIALALPVNLALAWSARRMAADLTARAVAPVAASRRATATA